Within the Fibrobacter sp. genome, the region TCCAGGCGGACAATGTACTTGCCTGCAGGAATCATGTTCAGGCTAACCGCGGTATTGGCGCCAACTTCACGAGTCATCATGATCTTGCCGTTCACGCCGTACAGTTTCAACTTGGAGCCGCTAGCTGCACTTACCATCAGGATACGGCCCTGCTGGTTCAGGCTCACTCCGCGATTCATGTTCACCACCTTCAGGCCTGTCACGAATTCCGTTCCCTCGGGCGCGCCCACGATAGTGCCGCGGCCAACAGTACTCATGTACACAACGCCGAAGTTATTCATGTCACCCTGAACGAACTTGCCGTTACCCGGGCCGCCAAACTGATGCATGTCGTCGTTAATGCGTTCAAAGGTCTTGCACTTGTCGGTACTGCGGTAGATGCCAACGGGAGAATATTCATATTCCTTGGCACCCCACTGGCCTTCGCCAATGTACTTCTTGGTGTTACCCCAGATAAAGATGGTTTCGTAATCGGAACCTTCCTTAGCCTTACCGATACCCACTGCAACTGCGGCACCAACAGTTTCACATTCATTCCAGGTCTTGCCGCCATCTTCGGTATAGACAAGACCGTAGTGAGTGTAGCCATCCTTCTGCCAGACCTGATTCTGGTCCTTGGCAACCCAGATGTGTCCTTCCTTGCCAGGTACGGTACGGATCGGATTGCCTTCGCCGTTGAAGTTTTCGCTGGTGTTAAGGCTATTGATCTTCTTGAAGGTCTTGCCAGCATCATCAGACACAATCACCTGGCCCATGGAACCGATCATGTAGAACACATCGGGATTAACCGGGTCAGAAACAAGACGGCCAATACCGTCGGCAGACTTGACTTCGGTCCAGGTTGCGCCATTATCAGTAGAGCGGTAGAAACCGGAAGCATTTTCGGGGCGATGCATAATCACCTTGCCATCTGCAGACAAAGTAAGATAGCCCTTACGCATGTTTTCCAGGGAGCTTGCAGTATCCAGAGCCAGTTCCTTCCAGCTCTTGCCCATATCGTCGGAGCGGTACATCTTCTTGTAGCTCTTGGAGTCGTACTGACCGTAAACCGTAATGACACCTGTACGGATCAGGGATCCGGTCAGGGCTGCATAGCCCATGCTTTCGGTAGAGCCCACAATGGGGAAATGACGCTTAACCGGTTCGTTGATGTTTGTATAAACACCACCGTCGTAGTCACCGATGGCAGTAACCAGCGGGCCATCAGGAATACTTACGATATCCAGAGGCACCGTTTCTTCGATACCCTTGGACTGGAATTTCCAAACAGGAACCTTGGCGGTAATATCGTCGGTCTGGAAAATGCCGTTACCACTGGTCACCCACATCTTCTTGTTGTCGAAGGGGTCAAATTCCAGAGAGCCGGCCCAATGAATTGCGTTGCCCGGAATCCAGTCGGTACCGTTGGCATCGATGTTAGGAATGTCACCATAATGCTGGCCGTGAACCCAGTTCTTGCCGCCATCGGTAGTGACGTAAATGCGATCGCCGTAGTTGTCCTTTTCATCCAAGGTAACATGACGTCCGGTGTACTGACCCAAGGTAGAAACTACAATGTGGTTCTTGTCCTTGGGGTCGATTGCGATACCGCCGTAAGAGCAACCGTTCTTCTCGTGAACGATGTCGCCGCCTTCCTTTTCGTTATCGTCGTACGGAGTGATTTCGGTCCAGGTGCCGCTAGCCAGATTCAGCTTGAAGACACCGCCGCGGGTAATGCTGTGAGGGCCCGGGCCATCGGCGTAGGTAATGAACATGTCGCCGTCCACAATCTTTGCGCGGTGCGGCATAAGGCCCGTGGGGCCGCCGGCAATAGCCTTCCAAGTCTTACCGCCGTCCTTAGAAACCTGCAGGTTGTCCTTGGTTTCGGAAAGACCGATGTAGATAGTAGCGGTGCTACCATCGGCAAGCTTGCCCTGGGATTCGTCAAACATCACAAAGCTTACGCCGTTCACGTTAGTCAAAGAATTGCCTTCGGCGTCGGAAAGAGCCACCTTGTAGAGGTTGCTCCAGGTCTTACCGTAGTCGGTACTCTTGTACACACCCTTGGTGCGGCTACCGCAAAGAACGATGCTCGGCATGTTGGGGTCCACAGCCAGCTTTTCACCAGTCTGGCGGCCCATGCCGTTACCGTGGGCAAAGAAATCAACGTAGGAAGTATCCCAGGAGTTACCGTAGTCGGAACTGCGGAGCACAGCGGTACGGCCATGGCTAAAGTAGCCTGTACCGGCCAATACATAAATCTTCTTAGGATCGGTGGGGTCCAAGGCGAAAGCCTCGGTACCGTACAGACCCTTGTCGTTTTCGTTGAACTGGTCCATCAGGGGAACCCAGGTAGACTTGTCCGCTTCCCAGCGGTAAATGCCGCCCACGTCGGTACGAGCGTAAATCAAACCTTCCTGAGCAGGGCTCGGCATAATGGCACTTACGAAACCACCGCCGTCAAAACGGACATTACCCCAGTTATAATCTTCAGCACTTACCTGGGCAGCCATGGAGAGCACTGCCGCAGACACGATACCGATCATCTTAATCTTTCCAAACATCTGGACTCCTGATTAAACAACAATTCAACCGTAGCCAAAACAACCGAATATAAACTACCTTAAAAACGCAAAAAAAGGAGCCTTTTCAGGGACTCCTTCCATAAAATGTTTACTAAATCACAACACCTTAAGCGATGTTAAGGCTCTGCTCGCGGATGCATTCCACTTCGTTCTTGAGCTCAATGGCAAGAGCTGCAATTTCTGCACTCTGGCACTTGGTGCCCAAGGTGTTTGCCTCACGGCCCATTTCCTGAAGGATAAAGCCAAGGTTCTTGCCCTGTGCACCACCTTCCTTGAGAGCATTGAGGAACAGCTTGTTGTGGCTCTTGAAGCGGGTGATTTCTTCGTGGATGTCCAGCTTGTCGGCCATGACGCAGGCTTCCTGAAGCAAGCGGACTTCGTCGATCTCGGAATCCTTCAACAACACGTTGATACGGTCGCGGAACTTGACCTTCCAGTTTTCGATACGCTGGGGATCCAGAACCTCGATCTTGTCAAGAACGTTGTTCAGGTGTTCCACGCGAGTAGTCAGGTCGGCAGCAAGATTAGCACCTTCCTTGGCTCGCATTTCAATCACCTTGTCCAGGGCCTTGTCCAGCTCCGATGCCAGGTGCTTTTCCAAAGCTTCTGCGTCGGCACCGCTGTCGGTAAACTGAAGCACTTCGGGCAAAGCCAAGACATGTTCCAACTTGATTTCACCAGACACGCCGAACTTGGCCTGCATGGCCTTGGTGATTTCCACAAACTTTTCGATAGCCTGCTCGTTATAAGATACAGGAACGTTTCCGCCGGTGCCTGCACCGAGAGTCACGTTAAAGATAACAGAGCCGCGAACCAGCTTTTCCTTGATCTGGTTCTTGAAGCTGTTTTCAAGATAAGACAGGTTCTTAGGCAGCTTGCAAGAAATATCCAGAAAACGGTTGTTCACGCAGCGCACTTCAATAACGCAAGGAGCGCCCTGGAACATGGACTCACTCTTGCCAAAACCGGTCATAGAAAGAATAGGATTACTCATATATACATCTCTCGTATAAAGAAGAATGAAGGGTGAAGTATGAAGAATGTCATTTTTTCACACTTCATTTTTCATCATTCATTTTTTACTAACCATCGCAATGACGTGCTCGGCACCAAAGTTCTTTTGACCAATTGCCGTCAGGAACTTACTCAGAAGCTGTTCGTTCTGGAAAGCCATCTTCTCGATGTTCAAGCCTTCCTTTTCGCACAAAGTATAGAAGTCCTTTACGGTCAAAAGACGAATGTTAGGTGTGTCGTACCATTCGTAAGGCAGTTCCTTAGACTTGGGCATACGGCCATGAAGCATCAGGGAACCGCGGGCGGACCAGTGACCAAAATTGGGGAACGTCACAATCACGCGCTTTGCCACACGGAGAATTTCGTTGAGCAAAGCCACCGGGTCTCGAATTTCCTGGATGGTGCGGTTAATGATGGCGTAGTCATAGCTATCGCTCTGGATGTCAGAAATACCGCGTTCATCCAGATCACGCTGCACCACAGGCACATCGTTCTCGAGGCAGTCCAGAATATCCTTCAGGTTCTTCTCAATGCCCATGCCAGAAACATTCTTGGTGCGACGCAGGTAGTCGATCAGTTCACCGCTGCCGCAGCCAAGGTCCAGCACGCGACTGCCATCTTCCACCAGGGAACCCAGCAGTTCAAAATCCTTTTCGTTGTGGAACACCGGCATGGACTGGGTTCCTGCGGATTCGACAATCTTGCTATCCAGGAAACGGCCAACCGCCTTGCCCAACTCACCCACTTCAATGAGGAATCCGTCGTGACCGAACTGGGTATCCATTTCGAGGCTAGTCACCTGCTTGCCGGCAGCAATCAAGGCGCTGGTAATTCGGCGGGACTCGTGGGGCGGGAACAGCCAGTCCGTAGAAAGGTTCACATTCAGAACTTCGGCCTGAACATTCTTGAAAGCGTTTTCGAGAGAGCCGTATTCGGTCTCCAGGTCAAAACAGTCCGTAGCATGAGCGATGTGCAGATAGCTGTTGGCATCAAAACGATCAACGAACTTTGCGCCCTGGTAACGCAGGTAACTTTCCAGCGGGAGCTGCAAGTCAAAGGGCGTGCTATAGGTAATGGCGTGATTGCGATTTTCCTGGTCCTGGGCGCGCTTGAACTTCTTTTCCATGCCCACAGCGCTGAGGTAGGTAATGTGGGCCAGCTTACGAGCGTTCGCCAAACCAACGTCGGGCTTTACCGCCTGATCGTAATAGTCACCATTGTTGTAGTTGGGGTCCTGGGTAATAATGTCGCGGGCCACCACTTCAAATCCAAGAGCCTGGCTACTGAATCGAGGAGACGTTGCAATAATGATGCAACGCTTTACCAGTTCCGGATAATAGATAGCCCACTTCATGGCCTGGAAGCCACCCATGGAACCACCCACCACGCAGAACATGCCCTTGCAGCCAAGACCGTCAAAAAGTTCCTTCTGGGCGTGGACCATGTCGCCAATGGTAATGGTGGGGAAAGATCCGCCGTAAGGCTTGCCTGTGCGTGGGTTGATGCTAGCAGGGCCAGTGGAACCCTTGCAGCCACCCAAAATGTTGCTGCAGACCACAAAGAACTTGTCGGTATCGATAGCCTTGCCCGGACCAATGAGGGCATCCCACCAACCCGGTTTCTTGTCGTCGGTGGAATAGTAGCCGGCCACGTGGGCATCGGCAGTAAGCGGAGAACAAACCCAAATCACATTGTCTGCGGCAGCATTCAGCTTACCGTAGGTCTCGTAGCAAATTTCCAAAGCCGGAAGAGTCTTGCCATTCTCAAGCAAAAAACCTTGATCCCCGAAATCCTTATTGAAGGTCTGGGAAACAACAGGGCAAAGACTACCATTATGCAAAGATTCACTCATATGCATAAATATAGTAATCCAACAAAAAAGTGTAACGCTTATACTAGCCGCGCTTTCCTGTCCAGCCTAGCTTCTCACGAAGAGCGCCAACAAATCCTGTGTGACGCATGCGGAGGAATGTGGTAAAGGACTTGCTCTGGGTCAAGACCACATGGTCGCCTGGTTCCAACGCAATGCAAGTGCGGCCATCAAAGACCAGGTCAAGAGTCTTGCCCGCTGCAGGGCGTAGCACCAGTTTTTTATTTGTCAGAGACATTACCAGCGGTCGCACAGAAAGGCTGCCAGGTGCCACAGGGGTCAGCACCACTGCATAAGTCGCAGGATGAATAATGGGGCCGCCCGCAGCCAGGTTGTAGGCTGTAGATCCCGTAGGCGTAGAAACCAGCAGAGAGTCTGCCCAGTATTCTGTATATTCGGTACCGTTGTATTCCACATCCACATTCACCATACGTTCAGGAGCATGGGCGCGGACGTGGACTTCGTTAAGCACAGTCTGCTTGGAGATGCACTTCCTGCCATGATAGACAGACGCTTCGATCATCATGCGATCGCGGGTGGAAAACTCACCAGCAAGCAAGTCGTCCAAAGTCTGAGAAAGGCTCTTGATGCGGGTTTCCGCAAGGAATCCTACTCGCCCGGCATTCACACCCAAGATAGGAATGTCATGCCCCAAGGCCATGTGAGCCGCAGAAAGCACAGTGCCATCGCCACCTACTGCCAAAAGCAAATCCGATTTCAGGATTGCCTTTTCAGTAACCACCTTGACCGGTGCAGAAACAAGGTCCTTCAAATTTTCCAAAGCAAAAAACTTTACCTGAGGATGAGCGTTTGCCCATTCATGAATCTGCGTCAGAGCCAGAGCCAATTCAGGGCTCTTGTCCTTCCAGGCGATAATGCCGATGGTCTTAAAGGTATGCTTCTTTTCGCTCATAAAAAATCCAGGTCTTTTCGCAACTATTGCTTTGCTTCCGCCTCAGGCTTCTTGCTGGCCTCTTCCATCATGAGATTCAATTTTTCAAGAACTCCAGGATAGGCTTTTTCAACGATGTCAGAATTAGCCACAAGTTCATCATTCTGCAATGCTATTGAAAGAACACTCAAGGCCAGACCATTCTGGGGAACATCGCCCCCGTCAAAGTCCGAACCGTTTACGATGGTTTCAAGACCGCGAATCACAAGGCCGTCGTCGTACACGCCAACTTCGGCGCCAGTCTTACGCAGGTTTTCTGCAAGCTTTTCATTTCGCGGGCGCATTTCCTTACGGATTTCCTTGGGCACGCGCAAAATGGTCTCGCCTTCTGCAAAGCAGGCGGCCACAGCCAAAAACGGAAACTCCTCGAGGCCCGTGGCGATTGCATCCTCGGAAAAGCGCCTGCCCTGCAGACGCTTGCCAGAAGGCAGCGGCCAAACCTCAATATCGCCGTATACGTCTCCATAACGCTCGCGACGGCTGACGGTTTCAAAGCTTGCGCCCATTCGCTTAAGGCAAGTGAGGGCGCCAGCGCGACTGCCGTTCAGTTCCACATTCTTGATGCAGGCCTTGGCTGTCTTCGGCAGACTTCCGATAGTCAAAAGCAATATAAAGGCCATGGCCTCGGTGGTATCGCCCGGCACGTAGTATTCGCGGGCGGTAATCACGCGGGTTTCCGCCAGTTCCGTAAACTGGGTACGTTCAATCTTCTGACCGCGGGCCATCATCATGCGGCGTTCCAATTCAGTCAGCTGCTCCATGCCGCGCCCCTCATACTTGAGGGCCACGCCAAAGTACATAAGCATCTTGGTCCACTGGTCATGAACCGTAGACTTTTCCTCGAAGGTCAGGTATTCCGTACGGATCAGGGCACGCAACAGCAGGCGGTTTCGCATAACGTAGGAAACATTGCCCAGTGAATCCTTCTTAATGGCAGGTTCCTCTACCGCAAAGGTGAACACGAACTTGGCCGGTTCATCAGTAACGGGCTTTACCTTAAAATACTTCTGTAGGGTTTCCTTGGCGTTATTCACCAGAGCAATACCAGCTTCGTCAGCTTCTGCAGCAAAGGTATATACCTGCTCCGGATCCTTGGATGCCAAAGTCCACAGAAGCACATTGCAACCCTCGGAAAAATCCATAGGCAACATGCTGGGCAACTGGTACTGAAAGCCCTTGCCATCCAGCACGAGCTGATGGCCCTGCTGCTGGTACACCAGGCCATATTCCTTAAGAGCCTCGGCAAAACGTTCAACGCCGGCAGCCCAGCTGAAATCTTCCAGCACGGTACGGCCATTCACCAAGAGGGCCATCACCAGGGTGAGCTCCATGCGCTCGCGGTCGGGGTTCAGCAACAAATCCATTATCGTTCCTTTACGTCGTAGTCAAGAACACCAAGAATCTGCACCGCACGGCGGGCTTCCTCGGGAGTCTTGAAAGCAAGCAGCAAAGTGCCCGCCACATTTTCGCGAACCTTCATCAATTCAATATCGCGGATGTTCAAGCCGGCATCGGCCAGAGGCTTGAGCACATGCAAAAGAGCGCCGGGCACATCCTTCAGGGGCACCGTAATTTCGGAGAAGGCGGCAGCGGCATTACGGCCAGGAGCAAACAGGCTGGCTCGGCCATCGTTTCCGGCCTTGAAAATCTTCTCCAGGTTCTCGGAGCAGTCGTTTTCTGCAGGGCGGCCATTTTCAACCGTCACAAGGCCATCCATGGCGGCAATGGTCTTATCTACCCCATCGCGGACTTCGCGCAAGGCACGAACTGTTTCGCTGCGGTTGGTTACAGCAATATCGTGCCACATGTTCCAGCCGCTAGCGGCAATGCGGGTCATATCCCTAAAGGCGCGGCCTGCGTAATGCTGGTAGTTGTAATCCAGAAGGCGGCTAGGCATGCTGGCGGCCAAAGTAGAGCTAAGCATCTGGGGCATATGGCTGACCCAGGCCATGGTGCGGTCGTGATGTTCCGGCGGGAACACCACGGAATGAGCGCCCACAAAGGAAATCAACTGCAGCAAGAGCTTGTAGGCAGATTCGTCTACGCCATCGGGCGGGCAAACGAACCAGTAGGCATTTTCAAAAATCGAGGGGTCGCTGTATTCCAAGGTTCGCTTTTCGGAACCGGCCATAGGATGGCTACCCACAAACAGGAAGCCTTCGGGGAGCTTGGCACCAGCCTTGCAGATTTCCACCTTGGTGCTGCCAATATCGCTGACCAAAACACGCTTGCCCGCCGGCAATGATTCCGTCGGCAGTCGGG harbors:
- a CDS encoding T9SS type A sorting domain-containing protein codes for the protein MFGKIKMIGIVSAAVLSMAAQVSAEDYNWGNVRFDGGGFVSAIMPSPAQEGLIYARTDVGGIYRWEADKSTWVPLMDQFNENDKGLYGTEAFALDPTDPKKIYVLAGTGYFSHGRTAVLRSSDYGNSWDTSYVDFFAHGNGMGRQTGEKLAVDPNMPSIVLCGSRTKGVYKSTDYGKTWSNLYKVALSDAEGNSLTNVNGVSFVMFDESQGKLADGSTATIYIGLSETKDNLQVSKDGGKTWKAIAGGPTGLMPHRAKIVDGDMFITYADGPGPHSITRGGVFKLNLASGTWTEITPYDDNEKEGGDIVHEKNGCSYGGIAIDPKDKNHIVVSTLGQYTGRHVTLDEKDNYGDRIYVTTDGGKNWVHGQHYGDIPNIDANGTDWIPGNAIHWAGSLEFDPFDNKKMWVTSGNGIFQTDDITAKVPVWKFQSKGIEETVPLDIVSIPDGPLVTAIGDYDGGVYTNINEPVKRHFPIVGSTESMGYAALTGSLIRTGVITVYGQYDSKSYKKMYRSDDMGKSWKELALDTASSLENMRKGYLTLSADGKVIMHRPENASGFYRSTDNGATWTEVKSADGIGRLVSDPVNPDVFYMIGSMGQVIVSDDAGKTFKKINSLNTSENFNGEGNPIRTVPGKEGHIWVAKDQNQVWQKDGYTHYGLVYTEDGGKTWNECETVGAAVAVGIGKAKEGSDYETIFIWGNTKKYIGEGQWGAKEYEYSPVGIYRSTDKCKTFERINDDMHQFGGPGNGKFVQGDMNNFGVVYMSTVGRGTIVGAPEGTEFVTGLKVVNMNRGVSLNQQGRILMVSAASGSKLKLYGVNGKIMMTREVGANTAVSLNMIPAGKYIVRLENASGKTMTSKAILVK
- a CDS encoding YicC family protein — its product is MSNPILSMTGFGKSESMFQGAPCVIEVRCVNNRFLDISCKLPKNLSYLENSFKNQIKEKLVRGSVIFNVTLGAGTGGNVPVSYNEQAIEKFVEITKAMQAKFGVSGEIKLEHVLALPEVLQFTDSGADAEALEKHLASELDKALDKVIEMRAKEGANLAADLTTRVEHLNNVLDKIEVLDPQRIENWKVKFRDRINVLLKDSEIDEVRLLQEACVMADKLDIHEEITRFKSHNKLFLNALKEGGAQGKNLGFILQEMGREANTLGTKCQSAEIAALAIELKNEVECIREQSLNIA
- a CDS encoding homoserine O-acetyltransferase, yielding MSESLHNGSLCPVVSQTFNKDFGDQGFLLENGKTLPALEICYETYGKLNAAADNVIWVCSPLTADAHVAGYYSTDDKKPGWWDALIGPGKAIDTDKFFVVCSNILGGCKGSTGPASINPRTGKPYGGSFPTITIGDMVHAQKELFDGLGCKGMFCVVGGSMGGFQAMKWAIYYPELVKRCIIIATSPRFSSQALGFEVVARDIITQDPNYNNGDYYDQAVKPDVGLANARKLAHITYLSAVGMEKKFKRAQDQENRNHAITYSTPFDLQLPLESYLRYQGAKFVDRFDANSYLHIAHATDCFDLETEYGSLENAFKNVQAEVLNVNLSTDWLFPPHESRRITSALIAAGKQVTSLEMDTQFGHDGFLIEVGELGKAVGRFLDSKIVESAGTQSMPVFHNEKDFELLGSLVEDGSRVLDLGCGSGELIDYLRRTKNVSGMGIEKNLKDILDCLENDVPVVQRDLDERGISDIQSDSYDYAIINRTIQEIRDPVALLNEILRVAKRVIVTFPNFGHWSARGSLMLHGRMPKSKELPYEWYDTPNIRLLTVKDFYTLCEKEGLNIEKMAFQNEQLLSKFLTAIGQKNFGAEHVIAMVSKK
- a CDS encoding NAD(+)/NADH kinase; the encoded protein is MSEKKHTFKTIGIIAWKDKSPELALALTQIHEWANAHPQVKFFALENLKDLVSAPVKVVTEKAILKSDLLLAVGGDGTVLSAAHMALGHDIPILGVNAGRVGFLAETRIKSLSQTLDDLLAGEFSTRDRMMIEASVYHGRKCISKQTVLNEVHVRAHAPERMVNVDVEYNGTEYTEYWADSLLVSTPTGSTAYNLAAGGPIIHPATYAVVLTPVAPGSLSVRPLVMSLTNKKLVLRPAAGKTLDLVFDGRTCIALEPGDHVVLTQSKSFTTFLRMRHTGFVGALREKLGWTGKRG
- a CDS encoding 3-phosphoshikimate 1-carboxyvinyltransferase: MDLLLNPDRERMELTLVMALLVNGRTVLEDFSWAAGVERFAEALKEYGLVYQQQGHQLVLDGKGFQYQLPSMLPMDFSEGCNVLLWTLASKDPEQVYTFAAEADEAGIALVNNAKETLQKYFKVKPVTDEPAKFVFTFAVEEPAIKKDSLGNVSYVMRNRLLLRALIRTEYLTFEEKSTVHDQWTKMLMYFGVALKYEGRGMEQLTELERRMMMARGQKIERTQFTELAETRVITAREYYVPGDTTEAMAFILLLTIGSLPKTAKACIKNVELNGSRAGALTCLKRMGASFETVSRRERYGDVYGDIEVWPLPSGKRLQGRRFSEDAIATGLEEFPFLAVAACFAEGETILRVPKEIRKEMRPRNEKLAENLRKTGAEVGVYDDGLVIRGLETIVNGSDFDGGDVPQNGLALSVLSIALQNDELVANSDIVEKAYPGVLEKLNLMMEEASKKPEAEAKQ
- a CDS encoding prephenate dehydrogenase/arogenate dehydrogenase family protein produces the protein MEHITLVGFGLLASSVAAAIKQAGLQVKVRAVSSPATLDRARELKLADEFFLYGETEKWAVGTDMILLCSPILHILKTLGDLSRLPTESLPAGKRVLVSDIGSTKVEICKAGAKLPEGFLFVGSHPMAGSEKRTLEYSDPSIFENAYWFVCPPDGVDESAYKLLLQLISFVGAHSVVFPPEHHDRTMAWVSHMPQMLSSTLAASMPSRLLDYNYQHYAGRAFRDMTRIAASGWNMWHDIAVTNRSETVRALREVRDGVDKTIAAMDGLVTVENGRPAENDCSENLEKIFKAGNDGRASLFAPGRNAAAAFSEITVPLKDVPGALLHVLKPLADAGLNIRDIELMKVRENVAGTLLLAFKTPEEARRAVQILGVLDYDVKER